A single window of Pogona vitticeps strain Pit_001003342236 chromosome 11, PviZW2.1, whole genome shotgun sequence DNA harbors:
- the CLCN5 gene encoding H(+)/Cl(-) exchange transporter 5 isoform X2: MDNKGFRRGSFQSSTSDEDMVEVAGGTLDFSMADDVPPLDREIEEGFSSYNGGGVNRAHKMMDFLEEPIPGVGTYEDFNTIDWVREKSRDRDRHREITNRSKESTWALIHSVSDSFSGWLLMLLIGLMAGALAGLIDISAHWMTDLKEGVCLNGTWYNHEHCCWNSPETTFKDRDKCPEWRTWAQLLTGKEEGGALAYILNYFLYVLWALLFSLLAVLLVRGFAPYACGSGIPEIKTILSGFIIRGYLGKWTLVIKTITLVLAVSSGLSLGKEGPLVHVACCCGNILCHLFTKYRKNEAKRREVLSAAAAAGVSVAFGAPIGGVLFSLEEVSYYFPLKTLWRSFFAALVAAFTLRSINPFGNSRLVLFYVEFHTPWHLLELVPFILLGIFGGLWGAFFIHSNIAWCRRRKTTKLGKYPVTEVIVVTALTAVLAFPNQYTRMSTSELISELFNDCSLLDSSQLCDYLNNFNNTKGDDLPDRAAGKGVRTAMWQLALALLLKAFITIFTFGMKVPSGLFIPSMAVGAIAGRLLGVGMEQLAYHHHDWAIFEGWCSSGADCITPGLYAMVGAAACLGGVTRMTVSLVVIMFELTGGLEYIVPLMAAAMTSKWVADAIGREGIYDAHIRLNGYPFLEAKEEFSHKTLAMDVMRPRRTDPPLTVLTQDSMTVEDTESVISETTYSGYPVVVSRESQRLVGFVLRRDLIISIESARKKQDGIVSSSIIYFTDHSPPLPPSSPSALKLRNILDLSPFTVTDQTPMEIVVDIFRKLGLRQCLVTHNGKLLGIITKKDVLKHIAQMANQDPDSILFN, encoded by the exons ATGGACAATAAGGGCTTCCGCCGTGGGAGTTTCCAGAGCAGCACCAGCGATGAGGACATGGTGGAGGTCGCCGGGGGGACGCTGGACTTCTCCATGGCGGATGACGTTCCTCCCTTGGACCGAGAGATTGAGGAAG GCTTTTCCTCGTACAATGGAGGTGGGGTGAACAGGGCCCACAAGATGATGGATTTCCTGGAGGAGCCCATCCCTGGCGTCGGGACCTATGAGGACTTCAACACAATAGACTGGGTGCGCGAGAAGTCTCGGGACCGTGACAGGCACAGAGAG ATCACCAACCGAAGCAAAGAGTCCACGTGGGCCCTGATCCACAGCGTCAGCGACTCCTTCTCAGGATGGCTCTTGATGCTGCTCATAGGGCTGATGGCGG GGGCCTTGGCCGGCTTGATCGACATCTCTGCCCACTGGATGACGGACTTGAAGGAGGGGGTCTGCCTGAACGGCACCTGGTACAACCACGAGCACTGCTGCTGGAACTCCCCAGAGACCACCTTCAAGGACAGAGACAAGTGCCCAGAATGGCGGACATGGGCGCAGCTTCTGACTGGCaaggaggaaggg gGGGCCCTGGCGTACATCCTCAACTACTTCCTCTATGTCCTCTGGGCCCTGCTCTTTTCTCTCCTGGCCGTGCTGCTGGTCCGGGGCTTCGCTCCCTATGCCTGTGGCTCCGGAATCCCAGAG ATCAAGACCATCCTGAGTGGGTTCATCATCCGTGGCTACCTGGGCAAGTGGACGCTGGTCATCAAGACCATCACCCTGGTGCTGGCCGTCTCGTCGGGTTTGAGCCTGGGCAAAGAGGGGCCGCTGGTGCACGTGGCCTGCTGCTGCGGGAACATCCTCTGCCACCTCTTCACCAAGTACAGGAAGAACGAGGCCAAGCGCCGGGAG GTCTTGTCGGCGGCTGCCGCCGCTGGGGTGTCGGTGGCTTTTGGTGCCCCCATCGGAGGAGTCCTGTTCAGCCTTGAAGAG GTCAGCTACTACTTCCCCCTCAAGACGCTGTGGCGCTCCTTCTTTGCGGCCCTGGTGGCCGCCTTCACCCTGCGCTCCATCAACCCCTTTGGCAACAGCCGCCTGGTCCTCTTCTACGTGGAGTTCCACACCCCATGGCACCTGTTGGAGCTGGTGCCCTTCATCCTGCTGGGCATCTTCGGGGGCCTCTGGGGGGCCTTCTTCATCCACAGCAACATCGCCTGGTGCCGGCGGCGCAAGACCACCAAGTTGGGCAAGTACCCGGTGACGGAGGTGATCGTGGTCACGGCCCTGACGGCCGTCCTGGCCTTCCCCAACCAGTACACGCGGATGAGCACCAGCGAGCTCATCTCGGAGCTCTTCAACGACTGCAGCCTCCTGGACTCCTCCCAGCTCTGCGACTACCTCAACAACTTCAACAACACCAAGGGGGACGACCTGCCCGACCGGGCTGCGGGGAAGGGGGTTCGGACGGCCATGTGGCAGCTGGCCTTGGCCCTCCTCCTGAAGGCCTTCATCACCATCTTCACCTTCGGCATGAAG GTGCCCTCGGGACTCTTCATCCCCAGCATGGCGGTGGGGGCCATCGCCGGGCGGCTGCTGGGGGTGGGCATGGAGCAGCTGGCCTACCACCACCACGACTGGGCCATCTTCGAAGGCTGGTGCAGTTCAGGGGCCGACTGCATCACCCCCGGCCTCTACGCGATGGTGGGGGCCGCGGCCTGCCTGG GAGGGGTGACGCGGATGACGGTGTCCCTCGTGGTCATCATGTTTGAACTCACTGGCGGGCTGGAGTACATTGTGCCTCTGATGGCGGCGGCCATGACGAGCAAGTGGGTGGCCGACGCCATCGGCCGGGAGGGCATCTACGACGCCCACATCCGCCTGAATGGCTACCCTTTCCTGGAAGCCAAAGAGGAGTTCTCGCACAAGACGCTGGCCATGGACGTCATGCGGCCCCGGCGGACGGACCCTCCCCTGACGGTCCTCACGCAGGACAGCATGACCGTGGAGGACACGGAGAGCGTCATCAGCGAGACGACCTACAGCGGCTACCCTGTGGTGGTCTCCAGGGAGTCCCAGCGGCTGGTCGGGTTCGTCCTCAGGCGGGACCTCATCATCTCCATAG agtcTGCCCGGAAGAAGCAAGACGGGATTGTGAGCAGCTCCATAATTTATTTCACGGACcactccccacccctgccccccagTTCCCCGTCCGCCCTCAAGCTCCGGAACATCCTCGACCTCAGCCCCTTCACGGTGACAGACCAAACGCCCATGGAGATAGTGGTGGACATTTTCCGCAAACTCGGGCTACGCCAGTGCCTGGTCACGCACAACGG GAAATTGCTGGGGATTATTACCAAAAAGGATGTATTAAAGCACATCGCACAAATGGCAAACCAGGATCCGGACTCTATATTGTTCAACTAA
- the CLCN5 gene encoding H(+)/Cl(-) exchange transporter 5 isoform X1: protein MLPLGSCSEGLAGFSSYNGGGVNRAHKMMDFLEEPIPGVGTYEDFNTIDWVREKSRDRDRHREITNRSKESTWALIHSVSDSFSGWLLMLLIGLMAGALAGLIDISAHWMTDLKEGVCLNGTWYNHEHCCWNSPETTFKDRDKCPEWRTWAQLLTGKEEGGALAYILNYFLYVLWALLFSLLAVLLVRGFAPYACGSGIPEIKTILSGFIIRGYLGKWTLVIKTITLVLAVSSGLSLGKEGPLVHVACCCGNILCHLFTKYRKNEAKRREVLSAAAAAGVSVAFGAPIGGVLFSLEEVSYYFPLKTLWRSFFAALVAAFTLRSINPFGNSRLVLFYVEFHTPWHLLELVPFILLGIFGGLWGAFFIHSNIAWCRRRKTTKLGKYPVTEVIVVTALTAVLAFPNQYTRMSTSELISELFNDCSLLDSSQLCDYLNNFNNTKGDDLPDRAAGKGVRTAMWQLALALLLKAFITIFTFGMKVPSGLFIPSMAVGAIAGRLLGVGMEQLAYHHHDWAIFEGWCSSGADCITPGLYAMVGAAACLGGVTRMTVSLVVIMFELTGGLEYIVPLMAAAMTSKWVADAIGREGIYDAHIRLNGYPFLEAKEEFSHKTLAMDVMRPRRTDPPLTVLTQDSMTVEDTESVISETTYSGYPVVVSRESQRLVGFVLRRDLIISIESARKKQDGIVSSSIIYFTDHSPPLPPSSPSALKLRNILDLSPFTVTDQTPMEIVVDIFRKLGLRQCLVTHNGKLLGIITKKDVLKHIAQMANQDPDSILFN, encoded by the exons ATGCTGCCGTTAGGATCGTGTTCTGAAGGGCTGGCAG GCTTTTCCTCGTACAATGGAGGTGGGGTGAACAGGGCCCACAAGATGATGGATTTCCTGGAGGAGCCCATCCCTGGCGTCGGGACCTATGAGGACTTCAACACAATAGACTGGGTGCGCGAGAAGTCTCGGGACCGTGACAGGCACAGAGAG ATCACCAACCGAAGCAAAGAGTCCACGTGGGCCCTGATCCACAGCGTCAGCGACTCCTTCTCAGGATGGCTCTTGATGCTGCTCATAGGGCTGATGGCGG GGGCCTTGGCCGGCTTGATCGACATCTCTGCCCACTGGATGACGGACTTGAAGGAGGGGGTCTGCCTGAACGGCACCTGGTACAACCACGAGCACTGCTGCTGGAACTCCCCAGAGACCACCTTCAAGGACAGAGACAAGTGCCCAGAATGGCGGACATGGGCGCAGCTTCTGACTGGCaaggaggaaggg gGGGCCCTGGCGTACATCCTCAACTACTTCCTCTATGTCCTCTGGGCCCTGCTCTTTTCTCTCCTGGCCGTGCTGCTGGTCCGGGGCTTCGCTCCCTATGCCTGTGGCTCCGGAATCCCAGAG ATCAAGACCATCCTGAGTGGGTTCATCATCCGTGGCTACCTGGGCAAGTGGACGCTGGTCATCAAGACCATCACCCTGGTGCTGGCCGTCTCGTCGGGTTTGAGCCTGGGCAAAGAGGGGCCGCTGGTGCACGTGGCCTGCTGCTGCGGGAACATCCTCTGCCACCTCTTCACCAAGTACAGGAAGAACGAGGCCAAGCGCCGGGAG GTCTTGTCGGCGGCTGCCGCCGCTGGGGTGTCGGTGGCTTTTGGTGCCCCCATCGGAGGAGTCCTGTTCAGCCTTGAAGAG GTCAGCTACTACTTCCCCCTCAAGACGCTGTGGCGCTCCTTCTTTGCGGCCCTGGTGGCCGCCTTCACCCTGCGCTCCATCAACCCCTTTGGCAACAGCCGCCTGGTCCTCTTCTACGTGGAGTTCCACACCCCATGGCACCTGTTGGAGCTGGTGCCCTTCATCCTGCTGGGCATCTTCGGGGGCCTCTGGGGGGCCTTCTTCATCCACAGCAACATCGCCTGGTGCCGGCGGCGCAAGACCACCAAGTTGGGCAAGTACCCGGTGACGGAGGTGATCGTGGTCACGGCCCTGACGGCCGTCCTGGCCTTCCCCAACCAGTACACGCGGATGAGCACCAGCGAGCTCATCTCGGAGCTCTTCAACGACTGCAGCCTCCTGGACTCCTCCCAGCTCTGCGACTACCTCAACAACTTCAACAACACCAAGGGGGACGACCTGCCCGACCGGGCTGCGGGGAAGGGGGTTCGGACGGCCATGTGGCAGCTGGCCTTGGCCCTCCTCCTGAAGGCCTTCATCACCATCTTCACCTTCGGCATGAAG GTGCCCTCGGGACTCTTCATCCCCAGCATGGCGGTGGGGGCCATCGCCGGGCGGCTGCTGGGGGTGGGCATGGAGCAGCTGGCCTACCACCACCACGACTGGGCCATCTTCGAAGGCTGGTGCAGTTCAGGGGCCGACTGCATCACCCCCGGCCTCTACGCGATGGTGGGGGCCGCGGCCTGCCTGG GAGGGGTGACGCGGATGACGGTGTCCCTCGTGGTCATCATGTTTGAACTCACTGGCGGGCTGGAGTACATTGTGCCTCTGATGGCGGCGGCCATGACGAGCAAGTGGGTGGCCGACGCCATCGGCCGGGAGGGCATCTACGACGCCCACATCCGCCTGAATGGCTACCCTTTCCTGGAAGCCAAAGAGGAGTTCTCGCACAAGACGCTGGCCATGGACGTCATGCGGCCCCGGCGGACGGACCCTCCCCTGACGGTCCTCACGCAGGACAGCATGACCGTGGAGGACACGGAGAGCGTCATCAGCGAGACGACCTACAGCGGCTACCCTGTGGTGGTCTCCAGGGAGTCCCAGCGGCTGGTCGGGTTCGTCCTCAGGCGGGACCTCATCATCTCCATAG agtcTGCCCGGAAGAAGCAAGACGGGATTGTGAGCAGCTCCATAATTTATTTCACGGACcactccccacccctgccccccagTTCCCCGTCCGCCCTCAAGCTCCGGAACATCCTCGACCTCAGCCCCTTCACGGTGACAGACCAAACGCCCATGGAGATAGTGGTGGACATTTTCCGCAAACTCGGGCTACGCCAGTGCCTGGTCACGCACAACGG GAAATTGCTGGGGATTATTACCAAAAAGGATGTATTAAAGCACATCGCACAAATGGCAAACCAGGATCCGGACTCTATATTGTTCAACTAA
- the CLCN5 gene encoding H(+)/Cl(-) exchange transporter 5 isoform X3, translating to MEKESPGSGAFLPGFSSYNGGGVNRAHKMMDFLEEPIPGVGTYEDFNTIDWVREKSRDRDRHREITNRSKESTWALIHSVSDSFSGWLLMLLIGLMAGALAGLIDISAHWMTDLKEGVCLNGTWYNHEHCCWNSPETTFKDRDKCPEWRTWAQLLTGKEEGGALAYILNYFLYVLWALLFSLLAVLLVRGFAPYACGSGIPEIKTILSGFIIRGYLGKWTLVIKTITLVLAVSSGLSLGKEGPLVHVACCCGNILCHLFTKYRKNEAKRREVLSAAAAAGVSVAFGAPIGGVLFSLEEVSYYFPLKTLWRSFFAALVAAFTLRSINPFGNSRLVLFYVEFHTPWHLLELVPFILLGIFGGLWGAFFIHSNIAWCRRRKTTKLGKYPVTEVIVVTALTAVLAFPNQYTRMSTSELISELFNDCSLLDSSQLCDYLNNFNNTKGDDLPDRAAGKGVRTAMWQLALALLLKAFITIFTFGMKVPSGLFIPSMAVGAIAGRLLGVGMEQLAYHHHDWAIFEGWCSSGADCITPGLYAMVGAAACLGGVTRMTVSLVVIMFELTGGLEYIVPLMAAAMTSKWVADAIGREGIYDAHIRLNGYPFLEAKEEFSHKTLAMDVMRPRRTDPPLTVLTQDSMTVEDTESVISETTYSGYPVVVSRESQRLVGFVLRRDLIISIESARKKQDGIVSSSIIYFTDHSPPLPPSSPSALKLRNILDLSPFTVTDQTPMEIVVDIFRKLGLRQCLVTHNGKLLGIITKKDVLKHIAQMANQDPDSILFN from the exons ATGGAGAAGGAGAGCCCTGGCAGTGGAGCCTTCTTGCCAG GCTTTTCCTCGTACAATGGAGGTGGGGTGAACAGGGCCCACAAGATGATGGATTTCCTGGAGGAGCCCATCCCTGGCGTCGGGACCTATGAGGACTTCAACACAATAGACTGGGTGCGCGAGAAGTCTCGGGACCGTGACAGGCACAGAGAG ATCACCAACCGAAGCAAAGAGTCCACGTGGGCCCTGATCCACAGCGTCAGCGACTCCTTCTCAGGATGGCTCTTGATGCTGCTCATAGGGCTGATGGCGG GGGCCTTGGCCGGCTTGATCGACATCTCTGCCCACTGGATGACGGACTTGAAGGAGGGGGTCTGCCTGAACGGCACCTGGTACAACCACGAGCACTGCTGCTGGAACTCCCCAGAGACCACCTTCAAGGACAGAGACAAGTGCCCAGAATGGCGGACATGGGCGCAGCTTCTGACTGGCaaggaggaaggg gGGGCCCTGGCGTACATCCTCAACTACTTCCTCTATGTCCTCTGGGCCCTGCTCTTTTCTCTCCTGGCCGTGCTGCTGGTCCGGGGCTTCGCTCCCTATGCCTGTGGCTCCGGAATCCCAGAG ATCAAGACCATCCTGAGTGGGTTCATCATCCGTGGCTACCTGGGCAAGTGGACGCTGGTCATCAAGACCATCACCCTGGTGCTGGCCGTCTCGTCGGGTTTGAGCCTGGGCAAAGAGGGGCCGCTGGTGCACGTGGCCTGCTGCTGCGGGAACATCCTCTGCCACCTCTTCACCAAGTACAGGAAGAACGAGGCCAAGCGCCGGGAG GTCTTGTCGGCGGCTGCCGCCGCTGGGGTGTCGGTGGCTTTTGGTGCCCCCATCGGAGGAGTCCTGTTCAGCCTTGAAGAG GTCAGCTACTACTTCCCCCTCAAGACGCTGTGGCGCTCCTTCTTTGCGGCCCTGGTGGCCGCCTTCACCCTGCGCTCCATCAACCCCTTTGGCAACAGCCGCCTGGTCCTCTTCTACGTGGAGTTCCACACCCCATGGCACCTGTTGGAGCTGGTGCCCTTCATCCTGCTGGGCATCTTCGGGGGCCTCTGGGGGGCCTTCTTCATCCACAGCAACATCGCCTGGTGCCGGCGGCGCAAGACCACCAAGTTGGGCAAGTACCCGGTGACGGAGGTGATCGTGGTCACGGCCCTGACGGCCGTCCTGGCCTTCCCCAACCAGTACACGCGGATGAGCACCAGCGAGCTCATCTCGGAGCTCTTCAACGACTGCAGCCTCCTGGACTCCTCCCAGCTCTGCGACTACCTCAACAACTTCAACAACACCAAGGGGGACGACCTGCCCGACCGGGCTGCGGGGAAGGGGGTTCGGACGGCCATGTGGCAGCTGGCCTTGGCCCTCCTCCTGAAGGCCTTCATCACCATCTTCACCTTCGGCATGAAG GTGCCCTCGGGACTCTTCATCCCCAGCATGGCGGTGGGGGCCATCGCCGGGCGGCTGCTGGGGGTGGGCATGGAGCAGCTGGCCTACCACCACCACGACTGGGCCATCTTCGAAGGCTGGTGCAGTTCAGGGGCCGACTGCATCACCCCCGGCCTCTACGCGATGGTGGGGGCCGCGGCCTGCCTGG GAGGGGTGACGCGGATGACGGTGTCCCTCGTGGTCATCATGTTTGAACTCACTGGCGGGCTGGAGTACATTGTGCCTCTGATGGCGGCGGCCATGACGAGCAAGTGGGTGGCCGACGCCATCGGCCGGGAGGGCATCTACGACGCCCACATCCGCCTGAATGGCTACCCTTTCCTGGAAGCCAAAGAGGAGTTCTCGCACAAGACGCTGGCCATGGACGTCATGCGGCCCCGGCGGACGGACCCTCCCCTGACGGTCCTCACGCAGGACAGCATGACCGTGGAGGACACGGAGAGCGTCATCAGCGAGACGACCTACAGCGGCTACCCTGTGGTGGTCTCCAGGGAGTCCCAGCGGCTGGTCGGGTTCGTCCTCAGGCGGGACCTCATCATCTCCATAG agtcTGCCCGGAAGAAGCAAGACGGGATTGTGAGCAGCTCCATAATTTATTTCACGGACcactccccacccctgccccccagTTCCCCGTCCGCCCTCAAGCTCCGGAACATCCTCGACCTCAGCCCCTTCACGGTGACAGACCAAACGCCCATGGAGATAGTGGTGGACATTTTCCGCAAACTCGGGCTACGCCAGTGCCTGGTCACGCACAACGG GAAATTGCTGGGGATTATTACCAAAAAGGATGTATTAAAGCACATCGCACAAATGGCAAACCAGGATCCGGACTCTATATTGTTCAACTAA
- the LOC110080149 gene encoding tumor necrosis factor ligand superfamily member 10, with protein sequence MAPWHGSELAPAGQQYFRSDSSDSAAHMLGSAGGDPLAKHPRGPPRCSRLWLAVAALGILALQIASATGLFVYFTVSIAKLKAQAQGNSEELRCLLLLNRVQDLEELVGNQSCLKLAGRIKDYVATVMKDMNRIQQETSKNLSSSSDRQLADRWPGSRPSAHLTLGRQRTSQPGSRGLFGELQQSCQHPVYQWKNATMHAHLQNVTYLDGKLQVHQPGRYYVYAQIYFRYPTESAHVRSSSRQLVQCVNLQSSYGQNSLLLKGVGTKCWAQDATYGLYALYQGGLFDLKAGDKLFVSVSSLDINYNDEAGSYFGAFRLPG encoded by the exons ATGGCTCCGTGGCACGGCTCCGAGCTGGCCCCGGCCGGGCAGCAGTACTTCCGCTCGGACAGCAGCGACTCGGCGGCCCACATGCTGGGCTCCGCCGGCGGGGACCCTCTGGCCAAGCACCCCCGCGGCCCGCCGCGCTGCAGCCGGCTCTGGCTGGCCGTGGCCGCCCTGGGCATCCTGGCGCTGCAGATCGCCTCCGCCACCGGCCTCTTTGTCTACTTCACCGTCTCCATCGCCAAG cTCAAGGCTCAAGCCCAGGGCAACTCGGAGGAGCTCAGGTGTCTCCTGCTGCTCAACAGGGTGCAGGATTTGGAGGAGCTGGTCGGCAACCAGTCCTGCCTCAAGCTGGCTGGCAGGATCAAGGATTACGTGGCCACG GTGATGAAGGACATGAACCGAATCCAGCAGG AGACTTCGAAGAATTTGAGCAGCTCCTCAGATCGGCAGCTGGCCGACAGGTGGCCAGGGAGCAGGCCCTCAGCCCACCTGACGCTTGGGAGGCAGCGGACGAGCCAGCCAG GAAGTCGCGGGCTCTTTGGAGAGCTGCAGCAGTCCTGCCAGCACCCCGTCTACCAGTGGAAGAACGCAACCATGCACGCTCACCTGCAGAACGTCACCTACCTGGACGGCAAGCTGCAGGTCCACCAGCCGGGCAGGTACTATGTCTACGCGCAGATCTACTTCCGCTACCCCACCGAGAGCGCCCATGTCCGTTCCTCCAGCCGCCAGCTGGTGCAGTGCGTCAACCTCCAGAGCAGCTACGGGCAGAACAGCCTGCTGCTGAAGGGCGTGGGCACCAAGTGCTGGGCGCAGGATGCCACCTACGGGCTCTATGCCCTTTACCAAGGTGGCCTCTTTGACCTCAAGGCCGGGGACAAGCTCTTCGTCTCTGTCTCCTCACTGGACATCAACTACAACGATGAGGCTGGCAGCTACTTTGGAGCCTTCCGCCTCCCCGGATGA